Proteins encoded by one window of Candidatus Methylomirabilota bacterium:
- a CDS encoding thiamine pyrophosphate-dependent enzyme, with amino-acid sequence LGDPAAIAEAVALLTRAERPLLVGGSGVWWSDAAAAFRTFVEATGIPFYTTPISRGTVPEDHELAFLNARAKAFAEADVLLAVGTRFNYVIQFGRAPRFAADLKVIQVDLDPREIGHNRAVDVPIVGDARAVLEQLAAEARGRIDRGRYAAWVSKLRALDREKAAEMDKQMSTDQTPIHPLRLCKEVRDFLRRDAILVVDGQEILNYGRQSIPTFVPGHRLNSGPFGCMGVGLPFGMGAKVARPDAQVVVLHGDGSYGLNATEIDTAVRHRVPVLVVISNNGGWTADPQGTKPGRNLGYTRYDKVAQDFGAHGEFVEKPHEIRPALERAWASGKPAVVNVVTDFKARAQTIRFSAYTT; translated from the coding sequence GCTCGGCGATCCCGCCGCGATCGCCGAGGCGGTCGCGCTGCTGACGCGCGCCGAGCGCCCGCTGCTCGTCGGCGGGAGCGGCGTGTGGTGGTCGGACGCCGCAGCCGCGTTCCGGACCTTCGTCGAGGCGACCGGCATCCCCTTCTACACGACGCCGATCTCGCGCGGGACCGTCCCGGAGGACCACGAGCTGGCCTTCCTGAACGCGCGCGCCAAGGCCTTCGCGGAGGCCGACGTGCTCCTCGCGGTCGGCACCCGCTTCAACTACGTCATCCAGTTCGGCCGTGCGCCGCGGTTCGCGGCGGACCTCAAGGTGATCCAGGTGGACCTGGACCCGCGCGAGATCGGCCACAATCGGGCGGTGGACGTCCCGATCGTCGGCGACGCCCGCGCGGTCCTCGAGCAGCTCGCCGCGGAGGCGCGCGGCCGGATCGACCGCGGCCGGTATGCCGCGTGGGTGTCGAAGCTCCGGGCGCTCGACCGCGAGAAGGCGGCCGAGATGGACAAGCAGATGAGCACGGACCAGACGCCGATCCACCCGCTCCGGCTCTGCAAGGAGGTCCGCGACTTCCTCCGGCGCGACGCGATCCTCGTCGTGGACGGCCAGGAGATCCTCAACTACGGGCGCCAGTCGATCCCGACCTTCGTGCCGGGGCACCGGCTGAACTCGGGCCCGTTCGGCTGCATGGGCGTGGGGCTGCCGTTCGGCATGGGCGCGAAGGTCGCGCGTCCCGACGCGCAGGTGGTCGTGCTCCACGGCGACGGCTCGTACGGGCTCAACGCGACGGAGATCGACACGGCGGTCCGCCACCGGGTGCCCGTCCTCGTCGTGATCAGCAACAACGGCGGCTGGACCGCCGACCCGCAGGGGACCAAGCCCGGGCGCAACCTCGGCTACACGCGCTACGACAAGGTCGCGCAGGACTTCGGCGCCCACGGCGAATTCGTCGAGAAGCCGCACGAGATCCGGCCGGCCCTCGAGCGCGCGTGGGCCTCGGGCAAGCCCGCCGTCGTCAACGTCGTGACCGACTTCAAGGCGCGCGCGCAGACGATCCGCTTCTCGGCGTATACCACGTAG
- a CDS encoding formyl-CoA transferase, with protein sequence MGKALDGIVVLDLTQYEAGPSCTEMLAWLGADVIKIEPRGGEPGRRALSERPDTDAWFFLLLNANKRSVTLDLKAARGRALFERMVGRADVVVENFGPGAIERLGFGWETLRRLNPRIIFASVKGFGSTGPTAEYKSFEWIAQAMGGAMSLTGMPDGPPLRAEAGLGDTGAGLHSAIGILAALVQRQKTGEGQRIEVAQQDAVLNLLRIHLREHYTTGKPVPRRGNRSPAAGPSNLYRCRPFGPNDYVFIHVGTLEMWRTLTRILGRPELGDDPRFADRQARADSAEELDPLVEAWTEKRTKQEAMEILAGAGIPCGAVLDSGEVLGDPSLRASGMVVELEHPMRGRFAMPGNPVHLSASPTTVTRAPLLGEHNAEVYGAWLGCDAEELRRLEKDGVI encoded by the coding sequence ATGGGCAAGGCCCTCGACGGGATCGTCGTCCTCGACCTCACGCAGTACGAGGCGGGACCGAGCTGCACGGAGATGCTGGCGTGGCTCGGCGCCGACGTCATCAAGATCGAGCCGCGGGGCGGCGAGCCGGGGCGGCGCGCGCTCTCCGAGCGGCCCGACACGGACGCGTGGTTCTTCCTGCTGCTCAACGCCAACAAGAGGAGCGTGACGCTCGACCTCAAGGCCGCGCGCGGGCGCGCGCTCTTCGAGCGTATGGTGGGCCGCGCCGACGTCGTCGTCGAGAACTTCGGGCCGGGCGCGATCGAGCGCCTGGGCTTCGGCTGGGAGACGCTCCGCCGGCTCAATCCGCGGATCATCTTCGCGTCGGTGAAGGGCTTCGGCAGCACCGGGCCCACCGCGGAGTACAAGAGCTTCGAGTGGATCGCGCAGGCGATGGGCGGCGCGATGAGCCTCACGGGCATGCCCGACGGCCCGCCGCTCCGCGCGGAGGCGGGGCTCGGCGACACGGGCGCGGGGCTCCACTCCGCGATCGGCATCCTCGCCGCGCTCGTGCAGCGCCAGAAGACGGGCGAGGGCCAGCGCATCGAGGTCGCGCAGCAGGACGCCGTGCTGAACCTGCTCCGCATCCACCTGCGCGAGCACTACACGACGGGCAAGCCGGTCCCGCGGCGCGGGAACCGATCGCCCGCCGCCGGGCCCTCCAACCTCTATCGCTGCCGTCCCTTCGGTCCGAACGACTACGTCTTCATCCACGTGGGGACGCTCGAGATGTGGCGGACGCTCACGCGGATCCTCGGGCGCCCGGAGCTCGGCGACGACCCGCGCTTCGCCGACCGCCAGGCGCGCGCCGACAGCGCCGAGGAGCTCGACCCGCTCGTCGAGGCGTGGACGGAGAAGCGGACGAAGCAGGAGGCGATGGAGATCCTGGCGGGGGCCGGCATCCCGTGCGGGGCCGTCCTCGACTCCGGCGAGGTCCTCGGCGACCCGTCACTCCGCGCGAGCGGCATGGTGGTCGAGCTCGAGCACCCGATGCGCGGCCGGTTCGCGATGCCCGGCAACCCCGTGCACCTCTCGGCCTCGCCCACGACCGTCACGCGCGCCCCGCTGCTCGGCGAGCACAACGCCGAGGTCTACGGCGCGTGGCTCGGCTGCGACGCCGAGGAGCTCCGGCGCCTCGAGAAGGACGGGGTCATCTGA